Proteins from one Cicer arietinum cultivar CDC Frontier isolate Library 1 chromosome 3, Cicar.CDCFrontier_v2.0, whole genome shotgun sequence genomic window:
- the LOC101504897 gene encoding kinesin-like protein KIN-14S: MDADDRVIDMLTEKFNSFVIHCNLNSSPDNSLAQLKETSYNMDENSLSSEVHEISPQQDHTLPILKKIIDLSTKAQNLKKQHIDLCNHVKLTIGSFPGLDVLNSVQLLGAEYELLKRKYTEESFERRRLYNEVIELKGNIRVFCRCRPLNGSEIANKSVVSGVNFESAPEELQVICSDSSKKQFKFDHVFRPEDNQEAVFAQTKPIVASVLDGFNVCIFAYGQTGTGKTFTMEGTPEHRGVNYRTLEELFRIYEERQGIVKYQLLVSMLEVYNEKIRDLLVESSSEATKKMEIKQAADGTQEVPGLVEARVYGADGVWEILKSGNRVRSVGSTSANELSSRSHCLLRVTVIGESLINGQKTRSHLWLVDLAGSERVGKTEAEGERLKESQFINKSLSALGDVIAALASKSTHIPYRNSKLTHILQSSLGGDCKTLMFVQISPSTADLTETLCSLNFATRVRGIESGPARKQVDLTELFKYKQMAEKFKHDEKETKKLQDNLQSVQTRLAARELMCRNLQDKVWDLENQITEERKVRLKQESRSLAATQTSTVSSSTHAATEKTIKKTPLVPLGRPPLRRINNSLPPPSNRRTLCSSSLQGKENVVRMTSMTTSTEDLPKPRRRVSIAARPPAAPSKTQLLQPRRRVSLATLNPETTSDTITSLHNTSESTSGTNIYQSTIRNQRKARYSKLWTPMEKAAVETSPTVSKNSSSKFADSPTAQADSRMTARHPHSTVIALQRKPLIWSPFKLKGMKSSRKSSLLPSRPSIQMQ; this comes from the exons ATGGACGCCGACG ATCGAGTAATTGATATGCTCACAGAAAAGTTTAATAGCTTCGTCATTCACTGCAATTTGAACTCCTCGCCAG ATAATTCGTTGGCGCAATTGAAGGAAACCTCATACAACATGGATGAGAATAGTTTGTCCAGTGAAGTCCACGAAATTTCTCCTCAGCAGGATCATACTCTCCCaatattgaagaaaataattGACTTGAGTACCAAAGCTCAG AATTTGAAGAAACAACATATAGACCTTTGTAATCATGTGAAACTCACAATCGGGTCCTTTCCCGGTCTAGATGTTTTGAACTCTGTTCAGCTTCTGG GTGCTGAATATGAACTCTTGAAAAGAAAGTACACGGAGGAGTCCTTTGAGCGTAGGCGTCTTTACAACGAAGTGATTGAACTCAAAGGAAATATCAGAGTTTTCTGCAGATGCAGACCATTAAATGGAAGTGAAATTGCTAACAAATCAGTGGTGTCTGGTGTCAATTTTGAGTCAGCTCCTGAGGAGCTTCAAGTCATTTGCTCCGATTCTTCTAAAAAGCAATTTAAATTTGATCATGTATTCAGACCTGAAGATAATCAAG AGGCTGTTTTTGCACAAACAAAACCTATTGTTGCATCAGTTTTAGATGGATTTAATGTATGCATTTTTGCATATGGCCAAACCGGAACCGGTAAGACTTTTACAATGGAGGGAACGCCCGAGCATAGGGGAGTTAATTATAGAACTCTGGAGGAGTTATTTCGGATATATGAAGAGAGACAAGGCATAGTAAAATATCAATTGCTTGTTAGCATGTTGGAGGTTTACAATGAAAAGATAAGAGATCTCTTAGTGGAAAGTTCTTCAGAAGCTACTAAGAA GATGGAGATAAAACAAGCTGCTGATGGAACCCAAGAAGTCCCAGGACTTGTTGAAGCTCGTGTTTATGGAGCAGACGGTGTTTGGGAAATTCTGAAGTCTGGAAACAGAGTCAGATCAGTTGGTTCCACAAGTGCTAATGAGCTTAGCAGTCGTTCTCATTG CTTGTTGCGAGTAACTGTGATCGGGGAGAGTTTAATCAATGGCCAGAAAACAAGGAGTCACCTTTGGCTAGTAGACTTAGCAGGTAGTGAGCGTGTGGGAAAAACTGAAGCTGAGGGAGAAAGACTGAAGGAATCTCAATTCATAAATAAGTCTTTATCAGCACTTGGTGATGTTATTGCAGCTCTTGCTTCCAAATCAACCCACATACCTTACAG GAACTCGAAGCTCACTCATATACTTCAGAGCTCGTTAG GAGGAGATTGCAAAACTTTAATGTTTGTCCAGATAAGTCCCAGTACAGCAGACTTAACAGAGACACTTTGTTCCTTGAATTTTGCCACTCGTGTTCGAGGAATTGAGAGTGGCCCAGCCCGCAAACAAGTAGACCTCACTGAGCTCTTTAAGTACAAGCAGATG GCAGAAAAGTTCAAACACGACGAGAAGGAAACTAAGAAATTACAAGATAACTTGCAGTCCGTGCAAACAAGACTAGCCGCAAGAGAACTCATGTGCCGGAATCTTCAAGACAAG GTTTGGGACCTTGAAAACCAAATAACAGAGGAGAGAAAAGTCAGACTGAAGCAAGAAAGTCGATCACTTGCTGCAACACAAACTTCAACAGTGTCATCATCAACACATGCGGCAACCGAGAAAACCATTAAGAAGACACCACTGGTTCCTTTGGGAAGACCCCCACTGAGAAGAATTAATAACTCCTTGCCTCCACCATCCAATAGAAGGACCTTATGCAGCTCTTCCTTACAAGGAAAGGAAAACGTTGTCAGAATGACCTCAATGACTACAAGTACAGAAGACCTGCCAAAACCAAGAAGAAGGGTATCCATTGCTGCAAGACCACCAGCTGCACCGTCGAAAACACAGCTTCTTCAACCAAGGAGGCGAGTTTCCCTGGCAACACTCAATCCTGAAACAACTTCTGATACGATAACTTCACTCCATAACACCTCTGAATCCACCAGTGGAACCAACATTTACCAATCAACGATAAGGAACCAAAGGAAAGCTCGATATTCAAAGTTGTGGACCCCAATGGAAAAAGCAGCAGTTGAGACATCGCCAACTGTGAGTAAGAACAGCAGTAGTAAGTTTGCTGACAGTCCAACAGCACAGGCAGATTCGCGGATGACGGCTAGACATCCACATTCAACTGTGATTGCACTGCAACGCAAACCTTTAATATGGAGTCCTTTCAAACTGAAAGGCATGAAAAGTAGCAGAAAGTCATCACTCTTGCCATCTCGGCCTTCCATCCAAATGCAATGA
- the LOC101504354 gene encoding pentatricopeptide repeat-containing protein At3g05340: MKSRWKLNTNLPSWLDFDSLNLPLNLINPPTSQYPFPSTSKPLFNHAHLTSLLSLCGRDKNFTLGSSIHAHIIKQPPSLDFHSSQRNALFIWNSLLSMYSKCGELRDAVKLFDHMPVRDTVSWNTMISGFLRNEDFDTAFKFFKQMSESRRVCCGFDKATLTTMLSACDGLRLGFSSVTTQMIHGLVFVGGFDREITVGNALITSYFKCGCFSQGRKVFDEMIERNVVTWTAVISGLAQNEFYEDSLRLFTRMRCGSVNPNVLTYLSSLMACSGSQALKDGQKIHALLWKLGMQSDLCIESALMDLYSKCGSLEAAWNIFESAEELDGVSLTVILVAFAQNGFEEEAIQIFTRMVTLGIEVDANMVSAILGVFGLGTSLALGKQIHSLITKKNFSQNPFVGNGLINMYSKCGELADSLQVFYQMTQKNSVSWNSVIAAFARHGDGFKALQFYEEMRLEGIAPTNVTFLSLLHACSHAGLVEKGMELLESMTKNHGISPRSEHYACVVDMLGRAGYLKEAKKFIEGFPEDPGVLVWQALLGACSIHGDSETGKYAADKLFSAAPDSPASYVLMANIYSVEGKWKERASAIKRMKEMGVAKEVGISWIEIEKKVNSFVVGDKLHPQADIIFRVLSGLLKHLKDEGYVPDKRCILFYLEQDKEDYHNISNIRLSTPASSFKPRLCLVLVLFLEKNTTQVALCNPSIDRVSVKTTIATRMGSSLLCTFNLTTTTIPTFVNTTFPLSVSVKKKTRASCSGRTDDDPLSTSSAYSVLGIQPDSSAADIKAAFRAKVKQFHPDLNRHENSDAIIRRVIQAYQILSNYTSSQIIESECLDPFDRPECDAFDLFVNELLCVGKACSSSCVKRAPHAFTFVSSTGTARAFSQGQGEDYQVQCAVGQCPRNCIHYVTPSQRILLEEILHSIIDAPYDTSAEADLLYSLITKAKFENNRYQKPKKKTKTSSQHVGWF; the protein is encoded by the exons ATGAAATCCAGATGGAAATTGAACACCAATCTTCCTTCATGGCTGGATTTCGATTCTCTCAATCTTCCCCTCAACTTAATAAACCCACCAACTTCCCAATATCCATTCCCTTCAACCTCAAAACCCCTCTTCAACCACGCACACTTAAcctctcttctctctctttgCGGGAGAGACAAAAACTTCACTCTCGGTTCTTCCATCCATGCCCATATCATCAAACAACCCCCTTCCCTCGATTTTCATAGCTCCCAACGTAATGCCCTTTTTATTTGGAACTCTCTCCTCTCCATGTATTCAAAATGTGGTGAACTCCGTGATGCAGTCAAACTGTTTGATCATATGCCTGTGAGAGATACGGTATCGTGGAACACAATGATTTCTGGGTTTTTAAGGAATGAAGATTTTGACACTGCTTTTAAGTTCTTTAAGCAAATGAGTGAGTCAAGGAGAGTGTGTTGTGGATTCGATAAAGCAACTTTGACAACAATGTTGTCAGCTTGTGATGGATTGAGATTAGGATTCTCTAGTGTAACAACCCAAATGATTCATGGTTTGGTGTTTGTTGGTGGTTTTGATAGGGAGATTACGGTGGGGAATGCTTTGATAACATCTTATTTTAAATGTGGGTGTTTTAGTCAAGGAAGGAAGGTTTTTGATGAGATGATTGAGAGGAATGTTGTAACTTGGACGGCTGTGATTTCTGGCCTTGcgcaaaatgaattttatgaggATAGTTTGAGGTTGTTTACTCGAATGCGGTGTGGGTCTGTGAATCCTAATGTTTTGACATATTTGAGCTCGCTCATGGCTTGTTCGGGTTCACAGGCGTTGAAGGATGGCCAGAAAATTCATGCACTGTTATGGAAATTGGGGATGCAGTCGGATTTATGCATTGAAAGTGCTTTGATGGATTTGTATTCAAAGTGTGGTAGTTTAGAGGCAGCGTGGAATATTTTCGAGTCTGCTGAGGAGCTGGATGGGGTCTCCTTGACTGTAATCCTTGTAGCTTTTGCTCAGAATGGATTTGAGGAGGAAGCTATTCAGATATTTACGAGAATGGTGACGCTGGGGATTGAAGTTGACGCCAACATGGTTTCTGCCATTCTTGGGGTATTTGGTCTTGGCACTTCTTTGGCTCTTGGTAAGCAGATTCACTCATTAATCACAAAAAAGAATTTCAGTCAAAATCCTTTTGTTGGTAATGGGCTTATAAACATGTACTCCAAGTGCGGCGAGCTGGCTGACTCGCTCCAAGTGTTCTATCAGATGACTCAAAAGAATTCAGTTTCATGGAACTCAGTCATTGCAGCTTTTGCCCGCCACGGAGATGGTTTCAAGGCACTTCAATTTTATGAAGAGATGAGATTGGAGGGTATAGCACCAACAAATGTTACATTTTTGTCATTACTTCATGCTTGCAGTCATGCAGGGTTAGTTGAGAAGGGTATGGAGCTTTTGGAATCTATGACTAAAAATCATGGGATTAGTCCCAGGTCAGAACATTATGCCTGCGTTGTTGACATGTTGGGCAGGGCAGGATATCTTAAAGAAGCTAAGAAATTTATTGAGGGGTTTCCTGAGGATCCTGGTGTGCTAGTTTGGCAAGCATTACTTGGTGCTTGTAGCATACATGGAGATTCCGAGACGGGTAAATATGCTGCTGATAAACTATTTTCAGCTGCACCAGATAGCCCAGCATCTTATGTTTTGATGGCAAACATATATTCTGTTGAAGGGAAATGGAAAGAGAGAGCAAGTGCCATTAAGAGAATGAAAGAGATGGGAGTAGCAAAAGAAGTAGGTATAAGTTGGATTGAGATAGAAAAGAAAGTCAATAGTTTTGTGGTGGGGGACAAATTGCATCCACAAGCTGATATTATATTCAGGGTTTTGTCTGGTTTGTTGAAACACCTGAAAGATGAAGGGTATGTCCCTGATAAAAGGTGTATTCTCTTTTACTTGGAACAAGATAAAGAGGATTA CCATAACATATCTAACATAAGACTATCAACACCAGCTTCTAGCTTTAAGCCAAGATTATGTTTGG TACTAGTattatttttggagaagaacACAACACAAGTGGCACTCTGTAATCCATCCATCGACAGAGTTTCTGTGAAGACAACAATAGCAACGAGAATGGGATCGTCGTTGTTGTGTACCTTCAacttaacaacaacaacaataccCACGTTTGTAAACACCACTTTTCCATTGTCTGTGTCTGTGAAGAAGAAAACAAGAGCGAGTTGCAGTGGCAGAACCGATGATGATCCTCTGTCCACTTCCTCGGCTTACTCCGTCCTCGGAATCCAACCCGACTCCTCCGCCGCCGATATTAAAGCCGCTTTTCGAGCTAAA GTGAAGCAGTTTCACCCAGACCTCAACAGACATGAAAATTCTGATGCTATCATTCGCCGTGTGATTCAAGCATATCAG ATACTATCCAACTACACTTCATCACAAATAATTGAAAG TGAATGCTTAGATCCATTTGACAGGCCAGAGTGTGACGCTTTTGATCTATTTGTTAACGAGCTTCTTTGCGTCGGCAAAG CTTGTTCAAGTTCCTGTGTGAAAAGAGCCCCTCATGCTTTCACATTTGTCTCTTCAACTGGAACAGCACGTGCCTTTTCGCAAG GTCAAGGAGAAGATTACCAAGTTCAGTGTGCTGTTGGACAATGCCCTAGAAATTGCATTCATTATGTAACCCCGTCGCAGAGAATTCTTTTGGAGGAGATACTTCACAG TATAATAGATGCACCGTATGATACATCAGCTGAGGCAGACTTGCTCTATTCACTTATAACCAAAGCTAAGTTTGAGAATAACCGATACCAAAAGCCTAAGAAGAAAACCAAAACTTCAAGCCAGCATGTCGGTTGGTTTTAA